A section of the Primulina eburnea isolate SZY01 chromosome 1, ASM2296580v1, whole genome shotgun sequence genome encodes:
- the LOC140828127 gene encoding arginine decarboxylase-like, whose translation MPALACCVDAAVPPPPPYGVPSWDSTLPATQPSDNSVSAVSSWSSAHSALLYRMNGWGAPYFTVNANGNVSVHPHGVKTLVHQEIDLLKVVKKASEPKTSGGLGIQLPLVIRFPDVLKNRLESLQASFDRAIHSQEYGAHYQGVYPVKCNQDKFVVDDIVKFGSGFRFGLEAGSKPELLVAMSSLCNGSPEALLVCNGFKDVEYISLALAATKLHLNAVIVLELEEELDVVIDMSRKLGVRPVIGLRAKLRTKHSGHFGSTSGEAGKFGLTTSQILLVVKKLQQCEMLDCLQLLHFHIGSQIPSTFLLADAVHEAAQIYCELVRLGACMKVIDIGGGLGIDYDGSKSQDSDISVSYSLQEYASAVVQGVRFICDRKGVKHPIICSESGRAIVSQHSILVFEAVSTSYHDSPQISSAELQIFVENLTNDALIDYRNLFEASAHGEYHSCLLYAEQLKQKCVEQFKQGSLDMEQLASVDGLCEFVSKAIRVSDPVQIYNVNLSIFTSLPDFWGIGQLFPIIPIHRLDERPTMRGILSDLTCDSDGMINKFIGGESSLPLHELEGNRGLNENGGAYYLGMFLGGAYEEALGGVHNLFGGPSVVRISQSDGPHSFSVTRAMPGPSCGDVLLLMQHEPKVMFETLKQRAEEFTVDDSSCAALVNRIGSCFSNMPYLTSTSSSSINAKNGTHSYCNNETNAPDGGSVAAEDEQWSYFMA comes from the coding sequence ATGCCTGCCCTTGCTTGTTGCGTGGACGCTGCCGTTCCTCCTCCGCCTCCCTACGGTGTACCTAGCTGGGACAGCACTCTCCCGGCAACTCAACCTTCCGACAATTCCGTATCCGCCGTCTCCTCCTGGTCATCCGCCCACTCGGCGTTGCTTTACCGTATGAATGGGTGGGGCGCGCCTTACTTCACCGTCAACGCCAACGGAAATGTTTCTGTTCACCCTCATGGAGTTAAGACTCTGGTGCACCAAGAAATCGATCTTCTCAAAGTCGTGAAGAAGGCTTCCGAACCGAAAACATCTGGCGGACTCGGGATTCAGCTTCCTCTTGTTATTCGTTTCCCTGATGTGCTGAAGAATCGCCTTGAGTCTCTGCAGGCTTCTTTTGATCGCGCTATCCATTCGCAGGAGTATGGAGCACATTACCAGGGCGTTTATCCAGTGAAATGCAATCAAGACAAGTTTGTGGTTGATGACATTGTAAAATTCGGGTCAGGCTTCCGCTTTGGACTGGAAGCGGGGTCCAAACCGGAGCTTCTCGTAGCCATGAGCAGTCTCTGTAATGGAAGCCCAGAAGCGCTTTTGGTGTGCAATGGATTCAAGGATGTAGAATACATATCTCTTGCTCTTGCGGCCACAAAGCTACATTTGAATGCTGTCATTGTGCTTGAGCTAGAGGAAGAGCTAGATGTCGTTATTGATATGAGCAGGAAACTCGGTGTTCGGCCTGTGATTGGACTTCGTGCAAAACTCCGAACCAAGCATTCCGGCCATTTTGGTTCTACCTCGGGTGAGGCAGGAAAATTTGGGCTTACGACAAGCCAAATTCTCCTAGTTGTTAAGAAATTGCAGCAGTGTGAGATGCTGGATTGTTTGCAGCTGCTGCATTTCCATATTGGATCTCAGATTCCTTCTACATTTTTGCTTGCTGATGCTGTTCACGAGGCTGCTCAGATTTACTGTGAGCTGGTTCGCCTTGGAGCTTGTATGAAAGTCATTGACATAGGCGGAGGCCTGGGAATCGATTATGATGGCTCAAAGTCTCAAGATTCAGATATTTCTGTTAGTTACAGCCTTCAAGAATATGCTTCAGCTGTTGTTCAGGGGGTCAGATTCATCTGTGACCGCAAGGGAGTTAAACATCCCATTATTTGCAGTGAAAGCGGACGTGCAATTGTTTCTCAGCACTCGATTTTAGTGTTCGAAGCAGTTTCAACAAGTTACCATGATTCTCCACAGATATCTTCTGCCGAGCTTCAAATTTTTGTGGAGAATTTGACCAATGATGCTCTTATTGATTACCGGAATTTATTCGAGGCATCAGCTCATGGCGAGTATCACAGTTGCTTACTCTACGCAGAGCAGCTGAAACAGAAGTGTGTCGAACAATTCAAGCAAGGTTCTTTAGATATGGAACAGCTAGCATCAGTTGATGGCCTCTGTGAATTCGTGTCCAAGGCAATCAGGGTGTCTGACCCTGTTCAGATTTATAATGTGAACCTATCAATTTTCACCTCACTTCCTGATTTTTGGGGAATTGGCCAGTTGTTTCCGATTATTCCAATCCACAGGCTCGACGAGAGGCCTACGATGAGGGGGATTTTATCGGACTTGACCTGCGACAGCGATGGAATGATCAACAAGTTCATCGGAGGCGAGTCCAGTCTACCTCTGCATGAATTAGAAGGCAACAGAGGTTTGAATGAAAATGGTGGGGCATACTACTTGGGAATGTTCTTAGGTGGGGCTTATGAGGAAGCCTTGGGGGGCGTTCACAACCTGTTCGGTGGCCCGAGTGTAGTGCGTATCTCGCAGAGCGATGGCCCACACAGCTTCTCAGTGACGCGTGCCATGCCTGGGCCATCTTGCGGAGACGTGCtactgttgatgcagcatgagCCCAAGGTCATGTTTGAGACCCTCAAGCAACGTGCCGAAGAATTCACAGTTGATGATAGCAGCTGTGCAGCTCTTGTAAATCGCATTGGTTCTTGTTTCAGTAACATGCCGTACCTCACGTCTACATCTTCTAGCAGCATTAATGCTAAAAATGGCACTCACTCTTATTGCAATAATGAGACGAATGCTCCGGACGGCGGCTCAGTTGCTGCCGAGGACGAGCAGTGGTCTTATTTCATGGCTTGA
- the LOC140828135 gene encoding kinesin-like protein KIN-7I: MSKRDTIFCRRPETTTERNSNVFDQKRAKDTASVELEMQEEYNKLEVLAFEMDATIESLEDQLATAHEEKDVITSRSESLALELQELSDELDLTRSELCLLKEEVSVLKTSLEESRAYGQELDSSLNSMLEEKDELSMQLTEALLTMEEEKAIWMSKEKASVEVLEEKTKLYTAKISMLSEELLQVRNELGNCTKYSKDIEERLRRLEEEASSVKCRETSSVVDLTGQ, translated from the exons ATGAGTAAACGTGATACTATATTTTGCAGAAGGCCTGAGACAACTACAGAAAGGAATTCAAATGTGTTTGATCAGAAACGAGCTAAAGACACCGCTTCGGTAGAACTGGAAATGCAG GAGGAATACAATAAACTGGAAGTGCTTGCATTTGAGATGGATGCCACTATAGAGTCACTCGAAGATCAACTAGCAACTGCACATGAGGAAAAAGATGTAATCACTTCTAGATCTGAAAGTTTGGCTCTTGAGTTGCAGGAATTGTCTGATGAGTTAGACTTGACACGCTCAGAATTGTGTTTGCTGAAGGAAGAAGTTTCAGTTCTC AAAACAAGTTTGGAAGAATCTAGGGCCTATGGGCAGGAATTGGATAGCTCTCTCAATTCCATGTTAGAGGAGAAGGATGAGTTATCAATG CAACTCACTGAAGCCCTTTTAACAATGGAAGAGGAAAAGGCAATATGGATGTCCAAGGAGAAAGCATCTGTGGAAGTCCTTGAAGAAAAGACAAAGTTATATACAGCTAAAATATCCATGCTATCTGAAGAATTGTTGCAG GTGAGAAATGAATTGGGGAATTGTACAAAATATTCAAAGGATATTGAAGAAAGGTTGAGAAGGCTAGAAGAAGAAGCGAGTTCTGTGAAGTGCAG GGAGACATCGTCAGTAGTTGATCTCACAGGCCAATGA